The following proteins are encoded in a genomic region of Microbacterium sp. NC79:
- a CDS encoding F510_1955 family glycosylhydrolase: protein MNRLLPLTTLTALALVITGCANTPTTEPDAATPRIEHVHGIAEDPRGTDLLVATHNGIYAVTPDGEVSGPIGGHDFDAMGFTIAEDTLFASGHPGPKTAAELGAPNLGIIQSDDYGQTWSPVALNGSTDFHVLTAGPDGTLYGIASSDIELLISTDGGHEWTAGASIGAADLVATDNGIYAAAEEGLLRSDDHGMTFVPVEGAPLLYMLDARPDGVLVGVGTDGALWEQDADQTWQRLEAVDGAVQAFAAIGDERIVLVDDRGIVDIIADETTVLSPAR, encoded by the coding sequence ATGAACCGCCTCCTGCCCCTGACCACGCTCACCGCACTCGCTCTCGTTATTACCGGATGCGCCAACACCCCAACCACCGAACCCGACGCTGCCACACCCCGTATCGAACATGTCCACGGCATCGCCGAAGACCCCCGCGGCACTGACCTGCTCGTCGCCACCCACAACGGCATCTACGCCGTCACCCCGGACGGGGAGGTCTCCGGCCCCATTGGCGGCCACGACTTCGACGCGATGGGATTCACCATCGCCGAAGACACCTTGTTCGCTTCCGGGCACCCCGGCCCCAAAACCGCCGCAGAACTCGGCGCCCCCAACCTCGGCATCATCCAAAGTGACGACTACGGCCAGACCTGGTCACCCGTCGCGCTCAACGGCAGCACCGATTTCCACGTCCTCACCGCCGGCCCCGACGGCACCCTCTACGGAATCGCGTCCAGCGACATCGAGCTCCTCATCAGCACCGACGGCGGCCACGAATGGACAGCAGGAGCATCGATCGGAGCGGCAGATCTCGTCGCCACGGACAACGGCATCTACGCCGCAGCCGAAGAAGGACTCCTGCGCAGCGACGACCACGGTATGACATTCGTCCCCGTCGAGGGCGCGCCACTGTTATACATGCTCGACGCCCGCCCGGACGGCGTCCTCGTCGGCGTCGGCACGGACGGCGCTCTGTGGGAACAAGACGCCGACCAGACCTGGCAACGCCTCGAGGCCGTCGACGGTGCTGTTCAGGCCTTCGCCGCGATCGGCGATGAACGAATCGTTCTCGTCGACGATCGAGGCATCGTGGACATCATCGCAGATGAGACCACCGTCCTCAGCCCCGCACGGTAG
- a CDS encoding DUF305 domain-containing protein gives MKKLPLALGAGVFSLALVLTGCSDASAPTGENTAPSDTSSTVTANDADEMFVTMMIPHHQQAIEMADIVLAKDGLDPAVAELAQQIKDAQGPEMERMLGWLDDWGVEYEPDDMGGMDHGSMDDSGDGMMSEEDMATLEEADATQASRIFLEQMIVHHDGAVDMARTALEDGQNQDVLDLAQQVIDDQTAEISTMQDLLNEL, from the coding sequence ATGAAGAAGCTTCCCCTTGCCCTCGGCGCTGGCGTGTTCAGCCTCGCTCTCGTTCTCACCGGCTGCTCTGACGCATCCGCGCCGACAGGCGAGAACACTGCACCGTCGGACACCTCATCGACCGTCACGGCAAACGACGCCGATGAGATGTTCGTGACGATGATGATCCCGCATCACCAGCAGGCCATCGAGATGGCCGACATCGTTTTGGCGAAGGATGGACTCGACCCGGCCGTCGCGGAGCTCGCTCAGCAGATCAAGGATGCCCAAGGCCCGGAAATGGAGCGGATGCTCGGGTGGCTGGACGACTGGGGCGTCGAGTACGAACCCGACGACATGGGTGGCATGGACCACGGTTCAATGGACGACTCCGGCGACGGGATGATGTCCGAAGAAGACATGGCAACGCTGGAAGAGGCAGACGCGACGCAAGCGAGCCGCATCTTCCTCGAGCAGATGATCGTGCACCACGACGGCGCCGTGGATATGGCGCGCACTGCTCTCGAAGACGGTCAAAACCAGGACGTCCTTGACCTTGCCCAGCAGGTGATCGACGACCAGACCGCCGAGATCTCCACCATGCAGGACCTCCTCAACGAGCTCTGA
- a CDS encoding APC family permease, translated as MTDIHNEVDPVTTGISQKGLSTGTVGLIGAVVVGISCIAPAYTFTAGVGGAATSVGTQIPAILLVGFIPMLLVAFGYRELNRVMPDSGTSFTWAARAFGPWVGWMAGWGLIAATILVLSNLAGIAVDFLFLLIAQITGNSAIADLTLNPFINVAVCLVFVAVAAWISYRDMQTSQKLQYWLVGFQLLVLVAFSIVAIVRASQGDAYDATPFDWNWFNPFAVPDMMMVVAGLSVSIFMFWGWDVTLTMNEETKDPERTPGRAAALTIVSIIMVYLLLTIGMTMFAGMGEEGLGLKNEDISGNVFFYLSGEIFGPLAFLVSLAVLTSSASSLQSTMVGPARTLLAMGHYGALPKKYAQVTPRFFTPGYATIASAVAAGGFYAVMRFVSEDALWDTIAALGIMICFYYGVTAFACVWYFRHQWFDSVRNTFFTFLFPLIGGIMLLGLFGLSMGEAWRGELGSDATLFGMSLVFVLGMGVILLGVVIMIIQYFRAPDFFRGKTLGVYAPPSERARVRR; from the coding sequence ATGACTGACATCCACAATGAGGTGGATCCGGTTACCACCGGGATTTCCCAAAAAGGCTTGAGCACCGGAACCGTCGGCTTGATTGGTGCCGTCGTCGTCGGTATCTCCTGCATCGCGCCGGCCTACACCTTCACGGCTGGCGTTGGCGGCGCGGCCACATCGGTCGGCACGCAGATTCCGGCCATCCTGCTCGTCGGATTCATTCCGATGCTGCTGGTGGCTTTCGGCTACCGCGAACTGAACCGCGTGATGCCAGACTCCGGAACCTCGTTTACGTGGGCGGCACGCGCGTTCGGCCCGTGGGTGGGTTGGATGGCGGGATGGGGGCTCATCGCAGCCACCATTTTGGTGCTCTCGAACCTCGCAGGCATCGCCGTTGACTTCCTCTTTCTGCTGATCGCGCAGATTACCGGCAACAGCGCAATCGCCGACCTGACGCTTAACCCGTTCATCAACGTCGCGGTGTGCTTGGTCTTCGTTGCGGTCGCGGCGTGGATCTCGTACCGCGACATGCAGACGTCGCAAAAGCTGCAGTACTGGCTCGTGGGCTTCCAGTTGCTCGTGCTCGTCGCGTTCTCGATCGTGGCGATTGTGCGTGCCTCGCAGGGCGATGCGTACGACGCGACGCCGTTCGACTGGAACTGGTTCAACCCGTTCGCCGTTCCCGACATGATGATGGTTGTCGCGGGTCTGTCGGTCTCGATCTTCATGTTCTGGGGCTGGGACGTCACACTCACGATGAATGAAGAGACAAAAGACCCGGAGCGCACGCCAGGACGTGCCGCCGCGCTCACGATCGTGTCGATCATCATGGTGTACCTGCTGCTCACGATCGGCATGACGATGTTCGCCGGAATGGGGGAGGAAGGCCTGGGGCTGAAGAACGAAGACATCAGTGGCAACGTCTTCTTCTACCTCTCCGGTGAGATCTTCGGCCCGCTCGCTTTCTTGGTCTCCCTCGCCGTGCTGACCTCATCGGCGTCCTCGCTGCAGTCGACCATGGTGGGCCCGGCGCGTACGCTATTGGCTATGGGTCACTACGGCGCGCTTCCCAAGAAGTACGCACAGGTGACGCCCCGGTTCTTCACCCCGGGCTACGCGACGATTGCTTCAGCGGTCGCTGCCGGTGGCTTCTATGCCGTCATGCGTTTCGTCAGCGAAGACGCCCTATGGGACACGATCGCCGCCCTCGGCATCATGATCTGCTTCTACTACGGCGTGACCGCGTTCGCCTGCGTTTGGTACTTCCGTCACCAGTGGTTTGACTCGGTACGCAACACTTTCTTCACCTTCCTGTTCCCGTTGATCGGCGGCATTATGCTCCTGGGCTTGTTCGGCCTGTCGATGGGCGAAGCCTGGCGCGGAGAGCTAGGCAGCGATGCCACGCTGTTCGGTATGAGCCTCGTGTTCGTCTTGGGAATGGGCGTGATCTTGCTGGGCGTGGTCATCATGATCATCCAGTACTTCCGTGCCCCGGATTTCTTCCGTGGCAAGACTCTGGGCGTGTATGCACCGCCCAGCGAACGCGCACGCGTTCGACGCTAA
- a CDS encoding universal stress protein, translating into MTRPIVVGYTATPAGADAIAVASRLAAALGASLELVMVTPITARSGVVPPLDGYTDHVREQSREWLREATTLVPEGIASKGHVRPAESFAEGLVNAAAEFGASHIVIGAANSGTFGRHRLGSVANDLLHSSDVSVVLAPAGYAGVTTPITRFTAALGERVGADALLEEAVDLAKATGAELRLLSLVAIDMPASLDTQALHLAGTSHADEILAHTTKALPSDVKTEAIVASGSSVEDAVARLDWSDGEFVIVGSSRLAQPRRLFLGSTASKMLRVLPVPMIVVPRTRNEGN; encoded by the coding sequence ATGACCCGCCCGATCGTCGTCGGATACACGGCGACCCCGGCAGGTGCCGACGCGATTGCGGTCGCCTCACGCCTGGCTGCGGCCCTCGGAGCGAGCCTCGAGCTCGTCATGGTGACCCCGATCACGGCACGCAGCGGCGTGGTTCCGCCGCTCGACGGCTACACGGATCACGTGCGCGAGCAGTCGCGCGAATGGTTGCGTGAGGCCACGACACTCGTTCCTGAAGGCATCGCGAGCAAGGGCCACGTGCGCCCCGCCGAGTCGTTTGCCGAGGGGCTTGTCAACGCGGCCGCTGAATTTGGTGCCAGCCACATTGTGATTGGCGCTGCGAACAGCGGAACCTTCGGTCGCCACCGTCTCGGATCGGTCGCCAACGACCTGCTGCACTCCAGCGATGTCTCGGTTGTGCTCGCTCCCGCCGGATACGCCGGCGTCACGACGCCGATCACCCGCTTCACTGCGGCGCTCGGTGAGCGTGTCGGCGCCGACGCTCTGCTCGAAGAAGCTGTCGACCTGGCGAAGGCAACGGGTGCCGAGTTGCGCCTGCTGTCGCTCGTCGCGATTGACATGCCGGCAAGCCTCGACACGCAGGCACTGCACCTGGCCGGTACGTCGCACGCTGACGAAATTCTGGCACATACGACCAAGGCGCTTCCGAGCGACGTGAAAACCGAAGCGATCGTTGCCAGCGGCAGCAGCGTCGAAGACGCGGTCGCCCGTTTGGACTGGAGCGACGGCGAATTCGTCATCGTTGGTTCCAGCCGTCTCGCCCAGCCTCGCCGGCTGTTTTTGGGTTCCACCGCCAGCAAGATGCTGCGCGTGTTGCCCGTTCCTATGATCGTGGTTCCTCGAACCCGTAACGAAGGCAACTGA
- a CDS encoding heavy metal translocating P-type ATPase, which translates to MSHGAHGTDGGHDTHGAHEGHGGHAGHGDHVGQFRRLFWIMLVLAVPTVALSGMFSMILGYSLPDISGIMWVSPVLGTVMYVWGGKPFLVGAVSEIRSRKPGMMLLIGLAITVAFLASWGATLGMLHHELDFWWELALLIVIMLLGHWIEMRSLAQTTSALDSLAALLPDEAERVENGEVVVVSPADLVVGDVVVVRPGGSVPADGRIVDGRASMDESMVTGESRTVTRGSGDPVTAGTVATDSGLRVEITAIGDDTTLAGIQRLVTEAQSSSSRAQRLADTAAGWLFWFALGSAAITALVWTLVGFPDAAVIRTITVLVIACPHALGLAIPLVVSIATERAARGGVLVKDRLALESMRTVDTVLFDKTGTLTKGEPVVSEVSITDGGDADQVLALAAAAEVDSEHPLAKAIVRAAAEKKLTVPGSRDFTSSPAVGVTATVDGSTIRVGGPHLLTEEGADELPIADAWRTDGAIILHVIQDGRVIGALKLADEVRSESREAVDALHVLGVQVVMITGDAEAVAHAVAQDLGIDRVFAGVRPEDKAAKVQELQREGRKVAMVGDGVNDAPALAQADVGLAIGAGTDVAIASAGVILASDDPRSVLSVIELSRAAYRKMKQNLWWAAGYNLISVPLAAGALAPIGFVLPMSVGAVLMSLSTIVVALNAQLLRRLDLRPETTTRAILDR; encoded by the coding sequence ATGTCTCACGGTGCGCACGGCACCGATGGAGGGCACGACACTCACGGGGCCCACGAGGGGCACGGTGGTCATGCGGGGCACGGCGACCATGTCGGGCAGTTCCGCCGGTTGTTCTGGATCATGCTCGTCCTGGCGGTCCCGACCGTTGCGCTGTCGGGCATGTTCTCGATGATCCTCGGCTATTCTCTCCCGGACATCTCCGGGATCATGTGGGTGTCTCCGGTGCTGGGAACGGTGATGTATGTCTGGGGCGGGAAACCGTTCCTCGTCGGCGCCGTCAGCGAGATCCGCTCCCGAAAGCCCGGGATGATGCTCCTCATCGGCCTCGCAATCACGGTCGCATTCCTCGCATCGTGGGGTGCGACCCTAGGGATGTTGCATCACGAGCTCGACTTCTGGTGGGAGCTGGCGCTCCTCATCGTCATCATGCTGCTCGGTCACTGGATCGAGATGCGCTCCCTCGCCCAGACCACCTCCGCCCTCGACTCTCTGGCCGCTCTCCTCCCGGATGAGGCGGAACGGGTCGAGAATGGCGAGGTCGTTGTCGTCTCACCCGCCGACCTTGTCGTCGGCGATGTTGTCGTCGTTCGGCCCGGAGGCAGCGTCCCCGCGGATGGGCGCATTGTCGATGGACGCGCGTCGATGGACGAGTCCATGGTCACCGGTGAATCTCGCACGGTCACCCGCGGCAGCGGTGATCCGGTCACAGCGGGCACTGTCGCCACCGATTCGGGATTGCGTGTTGAGATCACTGCGATCGGTGATGACACCACCCTCGCCGGCATCCAACGCCTGGTGACCGAAGCGCAGAGCTCCTCGTCCCGCGCCCAGCGACTCGCCGACACCGCCGCCGGATGGCTGTTCTGGTTCGCACTCGGATCTGCGGCCATCACCGCGCTCGTATGGACCCTGGTGGGATTCCCGGATGCCGCCGTCATCCGCACGATCACCGTCTTGGTGATCGCTTGCCCCCACGCGCTCGGTCTGGCCATCCCGCTAGTCGTGTCGATCGCGACCGAGCGGGCCGCGCGCGGTGGCGTCCTCGTCAAGGACCGGCTGGCGTTGGAGAGCATGCGCACTGTCGACACTGTGTTGTTCGACAAGACCGGAACTCTCACGAAAGGCGAGCCTGTCGTCTCCGAAGTATCGATCACCGACGGGGGCGACGCGGATCAGGTGCTTGCGCTGGCGGCCGCCGCGGAAGTCGACAGTGAGCATCCCCTGGCGAAGGCGATTGTCCGTGCCGCTGCCGAGAAGAAGCTCACGGTGCCCGGAAGTCGCGACTTCACCTCATCTCCCGCGGTTGGCGTCACTGCAACCGTCGACGGGTCGACCATCCGCGTCGGTGGACCGCACCTTCTCACGGAGGAAGGCGCAGACGAACTCCCCATTGCCGACGCCTGGCGCACGGACGGCGCCATCATCCTCCACGTCATTCAAGACGGGCGTGTGATTGGTGCGTTGAAGCTCGCCGATGAGGTGCGTTCGGAGTCGCGCGAAGCGGTCGATGCGCTCCACGTCCTCGGCGTGCAAGTGGTCATGATCACCGGAGACGCAGAGGCCGTCGCACATGCCGTCGCTCAAGATCTCGGCATCGACCGGGTCTTCGCCGGGGTCCGTCCAGAAGACAAGGCCGCGAAGGTCCAGGAGCTTCAGCGAGAAGGTCGGAAAGTCGCGATGGTCGGCGACGGTGTTAATGACGCTCCCGCACTCGCCCAAGCCGACGTCGGGCTCGCAATCGGCGCGGGCACGGATGTCGCGATCGCCTCGGCCGGCGTCATCCTCGCCAGCGACGACCCCCGCTCCGTGCTCTCGGTAATCGAACTGTCCCGCGCCGCGTACCGAAAGATGAAACAGAACCTCTGGTGGGCTGCGGGCTATAACCTCATCTCCGTCCCCCTCGCAGCCGGTGCCCTCGCCCCTATCGGGTTCGTGCTGCCGATGTCGGTCGGCGCCGTCCTCATGTCGCTGTCCACGATCGTCGTCGCGCTCAACGCGCAGCTGTTGCGGCGCCTGGACCTTCGTCCTGAGACCACGACTCGCGCCATCCTCGACCGATGA
- a CDS encoding NAD-dependent succinate-semialdehyde dehydrogenase — protein MSDRETQLLAGVQSGLYINGAWVQSESNATFDVHDPATNNVIASIADATPADGIRALDAAVAAQDAWAATAPRTRSDILRRAFDLVQERKEDLALLMTLEMGKPLSEARGEVNYGGEFLRWFSEEAVRIQGRYGTNPEGTGHMVVSQRPVGPCFFVTPWNFPFAMATRKIAPALAAGCTVVIKPPALTPLTTIFFTQLLEEAGVPAGVVNVVQTSRSSALSAPIIADPRLRKLSFTGSTEVGRKLIAQAAEGVLRVSMELGGNAPFVVFEDADLDKAVTGAMAAKFRNIGQACTAANRFIVHSSVKDEFARRVTEQVNAMKIGRGTEDGVEIGPLIDNDAVAKADELVQDAVSRGATLATGGKVVAGDGSFYEPTVLTDVADGSAILREEIFGPVLAIATFETEEEAVRLANNTEYGLVSYVFTEDLARGHRMIEALETGMMGLNVGVVSNAAAPFGGVKQSGIGREGGAEGIHEYLSTKYTLIPIS, from the coding sequence ATGAGCGACCGCGAAACTCAGTTGCTGGCAGGCGTGCAGTCTGGTCTGTACATCAACGGAGCGTGGGTGCAGTCAGAGTCGAACGCGACCTTTGACGTGCACGACCCGGCGACGAACAACGTCATCGCCTCGATCGCAGACGCAACACCCGCTGATGGCATTCGCGCCCTCGACGCGGCTGTTGCCGCACAGGATGCGTGGGCGGCAACAGCTCCCCGCACCCGTAGCGACATTCTGCGCCGCGCGTTCGACCTCGTGCAGGAGCGTAAGGAAGACCTCGCGCTGCTGATGACGCTCGAAATGGGCAAGCCGCTGTCTGAAGCCCGCGGCGAGGTCAACTACGGTGGCGAGTTTCTCCGCTGGTTCAGCGAAGAGGCCGTGCGTATTCAGGGCCGATACGGAACCAACCCGGAGGGTACGGGACACATGGTCGTCTCGCAGCGCCCGGTTGGGCCCTGCTTCTTCGTGACGCCGTGGAACTTCCCGTTCGCGATGGCAACGCGCAAGATCGCTCCGGCGCTCGCGGCGGGTTGCACCGTCGTCATCAAGCCGCCGGCCCTGACGCCGCTCACCACGATCTTCTTCACGCAGCTGCTGGAAGAAGCCGGTGTTCCTGCCGGTGTCGTCAACGTTGTGCAGACGTCGCGTTCGTCGGCGCTGTCGGCTCCGATCATCGCCGACCCGCGCCTGCGCAAGCTCTCCTTCACCGGCTCGACCGAGGTGGGTCGCAAGCTCATTGCACAGGCCGCCGAGGGCGTGCTGCGCGTCTCGATGGAACTCGGCGGCAACGCCCCGTTCGTGGTCTTCGAAGACGCTGACCTGGACAAGGCTGTCACCGGAGCGATGGCCGCGAAGTTCCGCAACATCGGCCAGGCCTGCACCGCAGCCAACCGCTTCATCGTGCATTCCTCGGTCAAGGACGAGTTCGCTCGCCGCGTGACCGAACAGGTCAACGCGATGAAGATCGGTCGCGGCACAGAAGACGGCGTCGAGATCGGCCCGCTGATCGATAACGACGCGGTCGCCAAGGCAGATGAGCTGGTGCAGGACGCGGTTTCACGGGGCGCGACCCTCGCCACCGGCGGCAAGGTTGTTGCAGGCGACGGCTCGTTCTACGAGCCCACCGTCCTCACCGACGTCGCCGATGGTTCCGCGATTCTCCGTGAGGAGATCTTCGGGCCGGTGCTGGCCATTGCCACGTTCGAAACCGAAGAAGAAGCGGTGCGCCTCGCAAACAACACCGAGTACGGCCTGGTGTCGTATGTCTTCACCGAAGACCTGGCTCGCGGTCACCGCATGATCGAGGCGCTTGAGACCGGCATGATGGGCCTCAATGTGGGCGTTGTATCCAACGCAGCGGCTCCGTTTGGTGGCGTTAAGCAGTCCGGCATCGGCCGTGAGGGCGGCGCCGAGGGCATCCACGAATACCTATCGACGAAGTACACGCTGATCCCCATCAGCTGA
- a CDS encoding NAD-dependent succinate-semialdehyde dehydrogenase, with protein MSDYTVINPATGETLASYPVATDAEVEHAIATAHAAYTGWARTSTAAERGALLRRVAELHRERREELADIIVREMGKTREGALGEVDFAADIIEYNADNAEKFTADTPIDILGEGTAVIRRAPLGVLLGIMPWNFPYYQVARFAAPNIVNGNTIILKHAPQCPESAAAIEKIFLDAGFPEGTYVNVYATNDQAATIIADPRVQGVSLTGSERAGAAVAEIAGRHLKKVALELGGSDPFIVLSTDDLDGVAQMATDARLDNTGQSCNGAKRFIVVADLYEEFLEKFAAKMAEATVGDPLEDDTVLGPLSSLAAAERLQEQIDTAVAQGARVVTGGKRDGAFFEPTVLTDVTSDMNVYGEELFGPAGVVYRVADENEAVALANDTTFGLGSYVFTTDPEQADRVANNLEAGMVYVNIVLADSPELPFGGVKRSGTAREMGSLAAEEFVNKKLIRVA; from the coding sequence ATGAGTGACTACACCGTCATCAACCCGGCAACCGGCGAAACTCTTGCCAGCTACCCGGTAGCGACCGACGCCGAAGTCGAGCACGCCATCGCCACTGCCCACGCCGCCTACACCGGCTGGGCCCGCACCTCGACCGCAGCCGAACGAGGCGCACTCCTGCGTCGCGTTGCAGAACTGCACCGTGAGCGCCGTGAGGAGCTCGCTGACATCATCGTGCGCGAAATGGGCAAGACCCGCGAGGGTGCGCTCGGTGAGGTCGACTTTGCCGCCGACATCATCGAATACAACGCAGACAACGCGGAGAAATTCACGGCAGATACGCCGATCGACATTCTGGGGGAGGGCACGGCCGTCATTCGCCGTGCCCCGCTCGGGGTGCTCCTCGGCATCATGCCGTGGAACTTCCCGTACTACCAGGTTGCTCGCTTTGCCGCCCCGAATATCGTGAACGGCAACACGATCATCTTGAAGCACGCTCCGCAGTGCCCCGAGTCGGCCGCCGCAATCGAGAAGATCTTCCTCGACGCGGGCTTTCCTGAGGGTACGTACGTCAACGTGTACGCCACGAACGACCAGGCGGCGACGATCATCGCCGACCCGCGTGTTCAGGGTGTCTCGCTGACCGGTTCGGAGCGTGCGGGCGCTGCCGTTGCCGAGATCGCTGGTCGTCACCTCAAGAAGGTGGCGCTGGAACTCGGTGGCTCCGACCCGTTCATCGTGCTCTCCACCGACGACCTTGACGGCGTCGCGCAGATGGCAACCGATGCACGTCTGGACAACACCGGCCAGTCGTGCAACGGCGCGAAGCGCTTCATCGTTGTTGCCGACCTGTACGAGGAGTTCCTCGAGAAGTTCGCCGCGAAGATGGCTGAGGCCACCGTCGGCGACCCGCTCGAAGACGACACCGTGCTCGGCCCGCTGTCGTCGCTGGCTGCGGCCGAGCGTCTGCAGGAGCAGATCGACACGGCTGTCGCGCAGGGTGCACGCGTGGTGACCGGTGGCAAGCGTGACGGCGCGTTCTTCGAGCCGACCGTTCTCACCGACGTCACGAGCGACATGAACGTGTACGGCGAAGAGCTCTTCGGCCCGGCCGGCGTCGTGTACCGCGTCGCCGACGAAAACGAGGCCGTCGCGCTCGCAAACGACACCACGTTCGGCCTCGGCTCGTACGTGTTCACGACCGACCCCGAGCAGGCCGACCGCGTCGCAAACAACCTCGAAGCCGGCATGGTCTACGTCAACATCGTGCTGGCTGACTCGCCTGAGCTACCGTTCGGCGGCGTGAAGCGCTCCGGCACGGCCCGCGAAATGGGCTCGCTCGCGGCGGAAGAGTTCGTCAACAAGAAGCTCATCCGCGTCGCATGA
- a CDS encoding DUF6153 family protein — translation MQITLRIARQQLSLRALLLIAGAALMIIVGLLGMHTFSADVAGHDAHHSATASTAPEHSTPMAATSDISGAIACDDTCLMGTGQSHSDMVTACVLALLAALLLLVRPMLLEHLGPPLRALASSLRLRAVSILPRTPSLIFLSISRT, via the coding sequence ATGCAGATCACGCTACGCATCGCGCGTCAGCAGCTATCGTTGCGTGCCCTGTTGCTGATCGCCGGTGCCGCACTCATGATCATCGTGGGGCTGCTTGGCATGCACACCTTCAGCGCCGACGTGGCAGGCCACGACGCCCACCATTCCGCGACAGCGTCAACAGCCCCCGAGCACTCCACCCCGATGGCGGCCACCTCTGACATCAGCGGCGCTATCGCGTGTGATGACACCTGTCTGATGGGAACCGGGCAAAGCCATTCGGACATGGTCACCGCGTGCGTCCTCGCATTGCTTGCAGCTCTTCTTCTGCTGGTTCGCCCGATGCTTCTGGAGCATCTCGGCCCGCCCCTGCGGGCGCTGGCGTCGTCTTTGCGGTTGCGGGCTGTGAGCATCCTGCCGCGCACACCCTCACTCATATTCCTTTCGATTAGTCGAACCTGA
- a CDS encoding YHS domain-containing protein, translating into MSDSPAGSCCSHNSHVAVAADGRKDLLAPPADELAECPVMVGSTVVKADAEAAGLFRDYEGARYYFCCAACGPRFDADPAKYVAAA; encoded by the coding sequence ATGTCCGATTCCCCCGCTGGATCCTGCTGCAGCCACAACAGCCACGTGGCGGTCGCGGCCGATGGGCGCAAGGATCTGCTCGCCCCACCCGCGGACGAGCTCGCTGAATGCCCGGTGATGGTCGGCAGCACCGTCGTCAAAGCAGACGCAGAAGCCGCGGGCCTGTTCCGTGACTACGAGGGCGCCCGCTACTACTTCTGCTGCGCAGCATGCGGCCCCCGCTTCGACGCGGACCCCGCCAAGTACGTTGCCGCCGCCTGA